One segment of Triticum aestivum cultivar Chinese Spring chromosome 2A, IWGSC CS RefSeq v2.1, whole genome shotgun sequence DNA contains the following:
- the LOC123186129 gene encoding zinc finger Ran-binding domain-containing protein 2 — MEKVMMSRKPGDWSCRSCQYLNFCKRDACQRCGEAKLGAERPDYAAMAGSWEVKPGDWYCGCCGVNNYANRASCFKCSAARTDSAAVAHNWGFNAAGQAGWKAGDWLCPRLDCNVQNYANRTECFRCNAPKSYYG; from the exons ATGGAGAAGGTGATGATGAGCAGGAAGCCGGGTGACTGGAGTTGCAGGTCGTGCCAGTACCTCAACTTCTGCAAACGGGACGCTTGCCAGCGGTGCGGCGAGGCTAAGCTGGGCGCTGAGCGGCCGGACTACGCGGCCATGGCCGGCAGCTGGGAAGTCAAGCCCGGCGATTGGTACTGCGGCTGCTGCGGCGTCAACAACTACGCCAATCGCGCCAGCTGCTTCAAGTGCAGCGCCGCAAGGACAGACTCCGCCGCCGTGGCGCACAACTGGGGGTTCAACGCCGCTGGCCAGGCCGGCTGGAAGGCCGGCGACTGGCTCTGCCCCAG ACTGGATTGTAACGTGCAAAACTACGCCAACAGAACCGAGTGCTTCCGCTGCAATGCGCCCAAATCATACTATG GTTAA